A single genomic interval of Bacteroidota bacterium harbors:
- a CDS encoding mechanosensitive ion channel family protein produces MFSNRTKHAILFLISFFTLQLIQAYDLDLSTPSQTIFTHSHYLQPDSYEPERAAKAIYGKHGKTAEALAIKLKHYMDVKLLIIDTAVYPNVTDYKDSSTKKYIYFPFSDNRDIYLQRIGGKWYYSPHTVSQIQTLYDAAVPFGSDFIIDLFGSFGQNIFLGLRVWQWLSLVILIACIILIYRIQRWLLNAVMKGILYRKKTISQEALKTIKLFGKYASVYLIMHYTRLFIPSIQLPAKINIFIIRGLEFTTIIFLVILLFAAIDLFIARYTKITSAKANPLANQFRPILQVLLKTLSVAIGTGLMLKTLNVNIGALLAGVSIAGLAIALAAQDTVKNVLGSIIIFFDQPFKIGDDISVDSLEGTVEFVGLRATRLRSYDNSLIYVPNSKLTDSYINNKGLRVYRRYFTNLGIMYGTPSYLVDAFIAGLKEMIHTHPNARKDSTQVSLYSLESSSINIRVNIFFSVPSFDIELKAREDIIKGMIALADTLGVQFAFPTTTIHIENQPGQPSLSPKYQPDSTQIKKAVSEFVEQYKKQFEQK; encoded by the coding sequence ATGTTTTCAAACAGAACAAAACACGCGATATTATTTTTAATTAGTTTTTTCACGTTACAACTTATCCAAGCCTATGATCTTGATTTGAGTACTCCATCCCAAACCATTTTCACCCATTCTCATTATCTCCAACCTGATTCATACGAGCCCGAGCGTGCAGCTAAGGCAATTTATGGGAAACATGGAAAAACAGCAGAAGCATTGGCAATCAAGCTCAAGCATTATATGGATGTTAAACTGCTCATTATTGACACCGCAGTTTATCCCAATGTTACTGACTATAAAGACAGTTCCACAAAAAAATATATTTATTTCCCGTTTAGTGACAACCGTGACATTTACCTGCAACGGATTGGCGGCAAATGGTATTACTCGCCCCATACAGTTTCGCAGATTCAAACATTATATGATGCAGCGGTACCGTTTGGCAGCGATTTCATCATTGACCTTTTTGGAAGTTTTGGGCAAAATATTTTCTTGGGGCTTCGAGTTTGGCAATGGTTGAGCTTAGTCATTCTCATTGCTTGTATTATTTTGATATACAGAATTCAAAGATGGTTGTTAAATGCTGTCATGAAAGGAATTTTGTACAGAAAAAAAACCATTTCACAAGAAGCACTCAAAACCATAAAATTATTTGGCAAATACGCAAGCGTATATTTGATAATGCACTATACACGCCTTTTCATCCCTTCGATTCAATTACCTGCAAAAATCAATATTTTTATTATCCGAGGTCTTGAATTTACAACCATCATTTTTCTTGTCATATTGCTTTTTGCAGCCATCGATTTGTTTATCGCCAGATATACAAAAATTACTTCTGCCAAAGCAAATCCTTTAGCAAATCAATTCAGACCCATTCTGCAAGTGCTCCTCAAAACACTTTCTGTTGCAATTGGCACAGGCTTAATGCTCAAAACTTTGAATGTCAACATTGGCGCTTTATTAGCCGGAGTTTCCATTGCAGGATTGGCGATTGCGCTTGCAGCACAAGACACAGTAAAAAATGTACTTGGCTCTATTATTATCTTCTTTGATCAACCTTTCAAGATTGGAGATGATATTTCAGTTGACAGCTTAGAAGGAACTGTGGAATTTGTTGGATTAAGAGCTACTCGGCTGCGTTCTTATGATAACTCATTAATATATGTCCCTAATAGCAAACTAACCGATTCTTATATCAATAATAAAGGGTTGCGAGTTTACAGGAGATATTTCACCAATCTTGGCATCATGTATGGCACCCCCTCTTATCTGGTTGATGCATTTATTGCTGGTCTTAAAGAGATGATTCATACTCATCCAAACGCTCGCAAAGACTCTACCCAAGTCTCTCTTTACAGCTTAGAATCCAGCTCAATAAACATTCGTGTCAATATATTCTTTAGTGTACCGAGTTTTGATATAGAACTCAAAGCTAGAGAGGATATCATCAAGGGTATGATTGCACTGGCAGACACACTTGGGGTTCAGTTTGCCTTTCCGACCACCACAATTCATATAGAGAACCAACCCGGTCAACCGTCTTTAAGCCCGAAGTATCAACCTGATTCAACTCAGATTAAAAAAGCAGTTAGTGAGTTTGTGGAACAATATAAAAAACAATTTGAACAAAAATGA